CCGTCGATCTGGATGAGCTGCGCCCTGGCCGATGAAGCCGAAAGCCCGAGCAGAACCGCAAAAAGCAATAGAAAGGAGCGCGTCCTCACCATCATGTTTTCCTCCTTATTACATATCCTTTGTTAAGGGAGTGTTACGGTTCACTTAAGCCGTCATGAATTCCGGCATGGGCTGCGGCAGCGTAATCTCATTTTTTCCCGATTTCCTGATCGTCGCCTGCGTTATAAGGTAGGAACGCTCGATGACGTCCGAGTGAAGAGTCGGCTAAGAAAAAATGAAATTCCGCGGCCACGGCTCGATACTGCCCTCCGGGGCGCTCGGAAGATTCCCCCGCGCGCCAAACCGAACATGATCGCAGGCTTTTGTTGGGAATTGATGTCGGCCGAACCCTTGACGAGTTCGTAAGAGAGCGGTTATCCGGCCGCTTTGGTCGAAGCGCCAGCTTCACGTTCCCATATCCGCGCTCTTCACGCCTCGGCCCATTTTCGATGGATGTCCGCCTAGCCAGCGAACTGTTTAGTGGCGGCGTGGGCAGCGCCAGTAGTCGAGAAAGAGCGCGGCGACCTTCCTGTCGATTTCATCTCTCAGCAGGCGGTAGACGGCCTGCATCGCGGACTCGCCGCCGCTTGCTCTTTCAGGGTTGGGAATCGGCCAGTGGCAAAGTCGCGCGCGAGAGGAAAGCCCTGGCAGCGTGGCCGGCTTTTCACCGAGGCTGATGGCGAGGTCGATTTCGGCGAGAGGC
The sequence above is a segment of the Candidatus Zixiibacteriota bacterium genome. Coding sequences within it:
- a CDS encoding low molecular weight phosphatase family protein is translated as MNRRRNILFISPADTASRMAEAIARRLAPPQVRVYSTSPAPRPVPAHAAKVMREVGLEIPDRGPRGAEAVPLAEIDLAISLGEKPATLPGLSSRARLCHWPIPNPERASGGESAMQAVYRLLRDEIDRKVAALFLDYWRCPRRH